CGGAGCTAGATGGTGCTAGATGGATGGGACGAGTGCTGAAGGTAAATAAAGCCAAGCCACGCGAGGAAGGTGGTAGTAGAACTAGCAACAGTAGAGGTAGCTATAACCGCCGCGAATCTTCTAGAAGCTACTAGAAAAAGTCAAAAGTTAAAAGTCAAAAGTCAAAACTGAAGGGATAGAAGTATGGTAAGGTGGGCAATACCGACTCGCTGCTTAGACTTCTAGTATCTATTCTTTTGAGTCAAGACAAGATACGCAAGTTAGTTTGCATTTCAGAAGCTGAAGGAGAGAAATATCTTCCCTTCAGTCTTTTGTATTGGTTTTTTTTGTAGGAATTGGCGATCGCTGCTCCTATCTTCACCATCAGACAGAAGAAATTCACGTAGTGGACTGCCATTGTGAAAAGAACTGTCGCAGAGGACTGAAAATGGAAGCGAAACAACTTCGCACGCAGCGCAACCCTTTAATTGCATCTGGAATTATCCTTGGGTTGGGAACTGGCGGACTATTTGATGGTATATTGCTCCATCAAATCTTGCAATGGCATCATATGCTCAGCAGCGTTCGACCGACTGTCACTGTTGCAGAAATGAAAGTTAACATGGTGTGGGATGGCTTTTTCGATGCTGCTACGTGGATATTAACTTTACTAGGAATATTTTTACTCTGGCGGGCAGGCGAACAAAAAGACGTGTTTTGGTCGGGCAAAACTTTTTTTGGTGCTTTGTTGCTAGGCGTAGGATTGTTCGACTTCTTTGAGGGATTAATCGACCATCAAATTCTCGGCATTCACCATGTCAAACCAGGGACTAATGAGTTAATTTGGGATATCAGTTTTCTCGTTCTAGGCGCTATCTTAGCGATCGCAGGGTGGATACTGATAAAGTCTGAAGAAAAGGTAATTGGTAATGGGTAATGGGTAAGTCAAAAGTCAAAAATTACTCTTTCCTCTCACCTCCCCGACTCCCGACTCCCAACTCCCGACTCCCAACTCCCGACTCCCAATGAAAGAAGGCGAATTTGAAAAAAGCAACATAGGTTGGCAGTTATCTCAGCTACAGCAACAGGTAGGGGAATGGCTCGAACTCCAAACGATGAGGCTAAATAAAAATATTCCCCAGTTGCCAGAAGGAATTCCTTCATGGGTAGTTGAGGGATTAAAAGCGATCGCCTGGATAGTAGCAATTGCCTTGTTGCTGTGGCTAGTGAGGTATGTATGGCGACGCTTGGAGCCTTATTTTATAGAATTAAGGACTAGGCGTGCTGTTGGTAGAAAGACGACTTCTAAAACCAGTGAAATGCCAGTCGAAGCTTGGCTAAAGCGATCGCAAGCTTATTTCCATCAAGGTGACTATCGCGAAGCTTGTCGCTGTTTGTATATGGCAACGTTACATCTGTTGCACGAACGAGCGATCGCTCGCCATCAACCCAGCCGCACAGATCGAGAATACTTGCAATTAGTTCAACAACTACCCCAGTTTCAGTCTTACCGCACGCTGATTACCACCCACGAGCAATTATGCTTTAGCGATGGTGAGGTCTTATCAGAAACATTTGAACGATGTCAGCAGGCATATCGAGATATTGCCAGACAAGAATAGATCTATTGCACAAATTCAATTAGGCGCACAGACTAGAATGGCACTACACAAACGTCCGCCGGGGCAGACTGAGTTTGTATAGCTGCGAATTCTTTTCCTGGTAGGTGGAGCGTGAAAAATCTACATCGTCGATGGTGGATAGGGGCGATCGCGATCGCGGCAATCGTCTTTCTCAGTCTAGTTACTGCACCCAATAATCCTTCGCGTCTTGGCTCTACCTATAGCCGCAGTCCCGATGGATATGGAGCTTGGTATGCATACATGCAAAACCGAGGCACGCCTGTCAAGCGCTGGCAAAAGCCATCCAGCGAGTTAAGCAAACAAAATCAAATAACATTGCTGCGCGTCCTCAGCCAACCAAATTCTGGCTTGAATTACGTAGAAAAGCAGTGGGTAGAACGAGGCAACACTTTGATAATTTTGGGCGTACCCCAGCCAGTCACACCAGCTGAGTTCAGCACCAAGCAACAAAACAACGAGTTAATTAACATTAAAATCGATACGCGGCGCAGAGCAGGGATAAACCAGCAACAGCGATCGCTATTGGGCGATCGCTATGGTGCAGTTGTATGGCAAGAAAAAATTGGTGAAGGACAGGTCATATTCTGTGTCACCCCTTATTTAGCAGCAAATGCCTACCAAGACTATCCCAATAACTATAAATACTTAGCTCAACTTGTGACTCAAGGCGATCGATCGCTCTGGGTAGACGAATACATTCACGGCTACCGAGATAAAGAGGTAAGAGAACCGGGTGAAAGAGATTTTCTATCTTATTTAGCACAAAGACCCTTAGCTGCTGCCCTGTTTCAAACCGCGATCGTGCTATTTGTGTTTATTCTGGCTAGCAATCGTCGTTTCGGGCAACCAGCTACTCTCAAAACAGCGATCGCAGACAATAGCACTGCTTATATTGAAGCTTTAGCAGGAGTGCTGCAAAAAGCCCAAGCCAGCAATTTTGTCATAGATACAGTTGGTAACGCCGAGCAACAACAACTCCAGCAAGCCTTGGGACTCGGACAAATTCCCTTAGAACGGCAAGCACTGATTCAAGCATGGGTACAGCAAACGGGGCGATCGCCTACTGAACTCGAACAATTGCTGCGGCTGCATGGGCAAAAGCGCCGCCCCAGTGACAAAGACCTATTAAATTGGTTAAAACAATGGCGCACCATCCGCAGTTATGTTAAACCTGATTAGTTATCACGTTTCTTTCAGTAGGGGCGCACAGTTGTGCGCCCCTACTCTAATCCCTACTTACCCCTTCTCATGCCCGAACTCCGCGCTGAATTAAATCGCCTCAGTGAAGCCCTCAACCAAGTTGTTGTCGGTCAATCTCAATTAGTACAACAATTATTGGTGGCAATGCTAGCGGGAGGACACGTCATTTTAGAAGGCGTACCAGGTACGGGAAAAACTCTGCTGGTGAAAGTGATGGCGCAACTTATTCAAGCAGAATTTCGCCGCGTGCAACTGACACCAGATGTCTTACCTGCCGATATCACAGGTACGAATATTCTCGACCTTAACAGTCGCAGTTTTACGCTGAAAAAGGGACCCGTATTTACTGAAGTTTTGTTGGCAGATGAAATAAACCGCACGCCACCCAAAACACAAGCCGCCTTATTAGAAGCAATGGCAGAACAGCAAGTGACTTTGGATGGTGAAAGCTTGCCGCTACCAGAATTATTTTGGGCGATCGCCACGCAAAATCCTTTGGAATTTGAGGGAACTTATCCTTTACCAGAAGCCCAACTAGACAGATTTTTATTCAAATTAACGGTAGAATATCCCGATCGCCAGCATGAAAAGCAAATGCTGCTGAACAGCCAAAAGGGTTTTCAATCTCGACGGCTAGATATTGCTCAAATCGAACCCGTTGCTAACGTGAAGTTGGTTTTACAAGCGCGTCAGAAAGTCAAATCGGTACAAGTAGCAGAGCCAATTGTAGACTATCTCCTTGCTCTGGTGCAGCGATCGCGCCAACATCCCGATTTAACTTTGGGTGCTTCCCCTCGTTGTGCCGTAGCTTGGCTGCAAACCAGTCAAGCCGCCGCATGGCTTGCCGGACGAGATTACGTCACCCCCGATGATGTCAAAGCTGTAGCTCCACCTCTGCTGCGTCACCGCCTCATCCTCAAACCAGAAAGTTTACTCGATGGCATTCAAATTGAAACATTAATTACTAATTTATTAAATCAAGTTCCTGTTCCAAGATAATTCGGAATTCGGAATTTGGAAT
This window of the Chroococcidiopsis thermalis PCC 7203 genome carries:
- a CDS encoding DUF2243 domain-containing protein, yielding MEAKQLRTQRNPLIASGIILGLGTGGLFDGILLHQILQWHHMLSSVRPTVTVAEMKVNMVWDGFFDAATWILTLLGIFLLWRAGEQKDVFWSGKTFFGALLLGVGLFDFFEGLIDHQILGIHHVKPGTNELIWDISFLVLGAILAIAGWILIKSEEKVIGNG
- a CDS encoding DUF4129 domain-containing protein, with the protein product MKEGEFEKSNIGWQLSQLQQQVGEWLELQTMRLNKNIPQLPEGIPSWVVEGLKAIAWIVAIALLLWLVRYVWRRLEPYFIELRTRRAVGRKTTSKTSEMPVEAWLKRSQAYFHQGDYREACRCLYMATLHLLHERAIARHQPSRTDREYLQLVQQLPQFQSYRTLITTHEQLCFSDGEVLSETFERCQQAYRDIARQE
- a CDS encoding DUF4350 domain-containing protein codes for the protein MKNLHRRWWIGAIAIAAIVFLSLVTAPNNPSRLGSTYSRSPDGYGAWYAYMQNRGTPVKRWQKPSSELSKQNQITLLRVLSQPNSGLNYVEKQWVERGNTLIILGVPQPVTPAEFSTKQQNNELINIKIDTRRRAGINQQQRSLLGDRYGAVVWQEKIGEGQVIFCVTPYLAANAYQDYPNNYKYLAQLVTQGDRSLWVDEYIHGYRDKEVREPGERDFLSYLAQRPLAAALFQTAIVLFVFILASNRRFGQPATLKTAIADNSTAYIEALAGVLQKAQASNFVIDTVGNAEQQQLQQALGLGQIPLERQALIQAWVQQTGRSPTELEQLLRLHGQKRRPSDKDLLNWLKQWRTIRSYVKPD
- a CDS encoding AAA family ATPase; this translates as MPELRAELNRLSEALNQVVVGQSQLVQQLLVAMLAGGHVILEGVPGTGKTLLVKVMAQLIQAEFRRVQLTPDVLPADITGTNILDLNSRSFTLKKGPVFTEVLLADEINRTPPKTQAALLEAMAEQQVTLDGESLPLPELFWAIATQNPLEFEGTYPLPEAQLDRFLFKLTVEYPDRQHEKQMLLNSQKGFQSRRLDIAQIEPVANVKLVLQARQKVKSVQVAEPIVDYLLALVQRSRQHPDLTLGASPRCAVAWLQTSQAAAWLAGRDYVTPDDVKAVAPPLLRHRLILKPESLLDGIQIETLITNLLNQVPVPR